Part of the Citrobacter sp. Marseille-Q6884 genome, TGTGACGTACCATGGAAGCCATAACGGCGAACACCCAGCTCTTCGAAATATTTCCACGGTAACCCGTACAGATAGGCTTCAGGTGCCATCGTCTGGTGGAAGCTGGTGTCAAACACGGCCACCTGCTGCCGGCCTGGGAATAGATGCTGTGCGGATTCAATGCCGCTCAGGTTCGCATAATTATGTAACGGTGCTAATGGAGATACTTTGCGAATATTGTCGATAACTTCATCAGTAATTATCGCTGATTCCGTAAAGATACTGCCGCCGTGGGCAATGCGGTGGCCAATTAAGGCCACGCTGTCCATTAAATTACGGTTCTCCAGTTCTACTGCAATTGCTTTTAATGCATCTTCGTAGCTGTGGTGAGCCAGCTTAGCTGGCTCTCCTCCATTAATCGCTATGAACGCATTTTCAGAATTAATACCGTCCGCAATTCCCGCCATTAAAACTTCACAGTTTGCTGCATCCAGCACTGAGAATTTAATTGAAGATGAACCGCAGTTAATAACCAGTACTACCGGAAACTCATTCATTTCACTACTCCGCTCATCCTGAGCTTACGAATTAAAACAGTTTGTAGACAATGTTCAGGATGGTCAGCAAACCAATCACGGTAACAAACACGTTATCCAGACGGCCACGGTATTTCGCCAGTGATGGCGCTTTACGGATGGCGTACATCGGCAACAGGCAGAGCAGAGAAGCGATAATTGGTGCACCCATTGCTTCAATCAGGTCCAGAATGTTCGGGTTGGCGTAAGCAACAACCCAGGTGGAGCCCATGATGAAGATCATGCTGATGGTGTTAAGTTTGCCAGCAGATACTTTGGTTTTATCGCCTTTGTAACCGAACTTCAGTACCAGACCGTTCAGACCTTCCAGTGTGCCCAGGTAGTGGCCGAAGAAAGATTTGAAGATAGCAACCAGTGCGATGATAGATGCCGCGTATTCCAGAACGGTCGCAAAGGCCGATTTCGTACCAGACAGTGACGCGAAGTGGTTAGCCAGGTAAGACAGCACCGGGATGTTCTGCGCTTTCGCTTCCGCCATGTTTGCCGGAGACAGTGTGAACAGGCAGCTAAAGGCGAAGAACATAACCACGGCAACCATCAGCATACTGGCGCGGGAGATGATCTTGGAACATTTCTGCTCGGTAAACTCACGACCGAAATCTTTCTCATACTCTTCACGTTTAGAAACCACGAAGGAAGAAACGATTGGAGAGAAGTTGAAAGAGAACACCATGATGGAAATACCCAGCCACACGGTAACCAGGATGCCGTCATGACCGGTCAGTGCGATATTACTGAGGTCAACCTGCTGAATAACCGCAGAGTTCCAGTAAGGGATCAGTGACAGAGAAATCAACACCAGGCTGGCAATAAACGGCCATACCAGGTAGCTCATCACTTTAACCATCAGGTCCTTACCAAAGTAGATGACGAATGCCATCAACAGCAGCAGGAACAGTGCTACGAAGCCACGGTTAAGCGCTGGCATCTGCAACTGGTTTTCCCAGAAGGTCATAAAGGTGTTGGTAATGGTGACGCCATAAATCCACAGCAGTGGGCAAATCGCAAAGAAGTAAAGGAACGTGATAACCACGCCACCCGTTTTACCAAAGTGCTCTTCAACCGTTTCTGTGATGTTACCGGAAGGGTTAGAACCGGAAAGACACAGGCGTGCCAGTGCACGGTGGCAATAGAACGCGATGGGGTACGCTAACACCAGCATCAACAGAATGGGGATCAGCCCGCCAAAACCTGCGCGGATAGGGAAGAACAGCACCCCTGCGCCGATGGCCGTACCAAATAAACCCAGTGTCCAGGTGGTGTCCGATTTGCGCCAGGACGATTGTTTTGTCTGGCTGGATACAATGCTATCAGTAGTACTCATATCCTATCCTCAACGAAATATTAAGCGTCAACTAAACCAGTAATTTGGGATACACGAGAAAGATCGATATTACCGCCAGAAATAATGCTGACTGTTTTTCTGTTCTGGATATAGCTATCTAATTTCCCGCTTAATAATGCTGCACATGCCAGAGCACCGGCACCTTCAGTCACAACTTTATTTCGCTGAATTAATGCCACCATACTGTTGCGAATTTCCTCTTCGCTAACCAGGACAATGTCATCGACCAATTCACGAACGATTTCATAGGTTAAATTACCCGGGCGGGAGACGTCACAACCATCCGCCAGGGTGCCGGTCGTTCGATGCGTGGTTATTTCTCCAGCGTGGAAAGAAGCCGCCATGCCGTGAACGTTTTCAGACTGAACACCAATAATTTTAATCGTCGGATTGATTGATTTAATAGCGACTGCAATACCAGCAATCAGACCACCACCACCAATGGGCACAATCACGTTATCGACATCGTACAGATCTTCCAGAATTTCCAGACCAATGGTGCCCTGGCCTGCAATGACTTTCGGATCATCATAAGGAGGAATAAAGATACGGCCTTCAGTTTCCACAATCTCGCTGACCTTAGCGATTGTGTCGTTGAAGTTATCACCGTGCAGGACAACTTCTGCAGAGTAGTCGCAGGTTGCTGCTACTTTAGACTTCGGCGCGCCTTTCGGCATCACCACTTTACCGTCGATACCGAGCATAGCGCAGGAGAGAGAAACCCCTTGCGCATGGTTACCTGCAGAGCAAGCCACCACGCCTTTAAGTCTTTCTGCTTCAGTTAATGAACTGAGCTTATTAAAGGCGCCACGGATTTTAAATGAGCCAGTACGCTGCATGTTTTCGAACTTGAGGAAAATTTCCCCTTTGCAACGTTCACTAAAATAGTTAGAGCGAGGCATTCCAGTTTTATAAATTTTCCCCGCCAGTCTTTTTTTCGCTTCGAGGATATCTTCAATTGCAACCGGGAGATCGTATGTAATGTGCATTAGAACCTCTTACCTGGGTATTAAAGTAAATAGATTACCGTAACCAACGTCTGATATAGACAGATGGCGTTTATTCCGTATTAAAAATTTTTAATCTTTAATCAATTTCAATTAATTGCTTTCGTCGATGGCAATTATATGATGAATATTCTTTGGCTAACTCCACCAAAATTGATGCTGCTTTTTTTATTCGATAATTTTTCGACCATACGGCGGCATATCGCGCGACCGGTAAGGCCTCTTCTACCGGAATAGTAATAAACTGGTTTGAACCAAATGGAGTGGTCATATCACAGGGAATTACTGTTAAGAAATCAGCATTGAGAACAAGATTATAAATCGTGACGACGGAGTCGGTTTTAACGATGTTTTCACTGCTGATGCCATTTTTTTGTAACGTAGTAAGAAGTTCGCTGTAGTAACCCATATTCGTTTGTGGCAACACCCACTGTTCGTTTTTCAACGCTTTCAGCGTGGTGATGCCGGTGCATGTTCGGGACTTACTGGCCACCAGCACGAACTCTGACTCAAAGAGCGGCTCCACATGCAGATCGTGCAGTTTCATCTCATCACTCAACGTTCCGATGGCGAAATCCAGACGCCCGTCACGAACAGCAGGTAAGAAAGAGGAAAGCTGAGCCTCATACATGGAAACCTGCGCTTTCGGGAACACCTCTTTAAACTTCTTAATCATGCCGGACATGATGGTAAAGGCAATCAGTGACGGGAAGCCAAACGACACATCGACAACCGCATTGCTCGTCATGCTGTTCATCTCATCAACCATATTTTTCATTTCACGGGTAATGGATTCAGACCATGAGAGCATCACCTGACCCGCCTGAGTCAATGTCACGCCGGTATTTTTACGTACCACTAACTCAATCCCAAAATAAGCCTCAACATCATTTATGATTTTGCTGACAGCGGGTTGAGTTAATCCTAATTCTTTTGCAGCCGAACCGATAGAACCACTCCTAATGACTTCCTGAAAGACCACTAAATGCTGTGTTTTAGGGAGAGTAATCGTATTCATATCGACCTGCGCTAATTACTTTGTTGACGGCAGGAAGTGTATCAAATTAAGTACACGAGGATATGTGCGACCACTCACAAATCCCCTTGCCTTACATTTTGCAAGATTATTATAAAACAATAAAACACTTTAAATTCAGATACATGCGAAATTCCGATCTCACTTTATCCTGATTTTAATCAAAAAAAGATGGGGGGATAACGAATTTTTATGGCGATAACATGCCAACTTTATTGGCTATTTCTAAAGATCGTGAAAGGTGATATTTCAAGCAATTACAGCGTAATTATCAGGCAACATGGCGATTAAATTTAATGAGTAACTTATCAAATATAATTATATTTTAATTATTACCTTCATTAAATAACGTTATGCATCACATTTTTTTGCCTTATTTGTTTGTAAAGAAACATTAAATGAATTTATATTTAAACAATTTCAAACAAACAATTATCATGCGCAACAATATATTAACACTGATTTTGTGTGGTTTATCAGCAAGTAATTTTGTGATGACGATCGATTGCGTGTGTTTATACTCGATAAAAACGTATCGCACAGCGTTTTGTGTTAGTCGTCACAAAACAGGAAATATTCAGTGACGACTTCCACTCTGACAAAAGACGTTCTGCACATAAATAAGAGGGGAATAAAAGGAGATTGAGAGAAAATAACCGATAAAACCCAGCCAATCAGGACTGGCCTGAAAACGTAGTGCTATCAAGCGCAACAGACAGTCGGACCGATAAAGCACCCAAAAAGCAAAAACCCGCCGAAGCGGGTTTTTACAGAGAAATAGTGAAGCTGACCGATAAGCCGGGTTCTGTCGTGGACAGTCATTCATCTAGGCCAGCAATCGCTCACTGGCTCAAGCAGCCTACCCGGGTTCAGTACGGGCCGTACCTTATGAACCCCTATTTGGCCTTGCTCCGGGTGGAGTTTACCGTGCCACGGACTGTTACCAGCCGCGCGGTGCGCTCTTACCGCACCCTTTCACCCTTACCTGATCCCACTTGCGTGGGCCATCGGCGGTTTGCTCTCTGTTGCACTGGTCGTGGGTTTCCCCCCCAGGCGTTACCTGGCACCCTGCCCTATGGAGCCCGGACTTTCCTCCCCTCCGCCTGTCTCCTCCGAAGAGGACGACGACGAAGCGGCGACTGTCTGGTCAGCTTCGGCGCGCAGTATAGAGGGTTCGCGCGCCTTTGTCACCCCGCACTGCGCATTCCGACTGCAAGCGTGGCGGCGATATTTCGTGAAGCCCGGTAAATATTATCAAATGCCCCGCGAAAGGCCTCTTCCAGCGTACCGATACGGGTCAATACGCTAAACACCGCATCAATACCATATTGATGCACTACGCCCACATCAGGCGTCAAACTTCCGGCAATACCAATCACCGGCTTATGGTATTTCTTCGCCACGTTTGCTACCCCTACAGGCACCTTACCGTGGATGCTTTGACTGTCGATGCATCCTTCTCCGGTAACCACCAACGTGCAATCGTGAATATGCTCTTCCAGATTAAGCGCCTGGGTCACAATCTCTATACCACTGCGAAGATCCGCACCTAAAAAAGCCATTAACGCGGCGCCCATACCGCCCGCGGCTCCCGACCCCGGAACGTCCCTCACGTCCACACGCAGAGATTTTTTAATCACATCGGCATAGTGAGAAAGATTACCGTCCAGTTCAATAATCTGTTCTTCAGTTGCCCCTTTTTGAGGGCCGAAAATGCGGGAGGCACCCTTTTCGCCGATCAGTGGGTTAGTCACGTCGCAGGCAACGCGAATTAAACAGGTTTTTAATCGCGGATCCAGACCTGAAATGTCGATACTGTTCAGGCTATTCAGACAGCCGCCGCCATAACCTATTTCAGTTCCATTCGCATCACGGAGTTTTGCGCCCAGCGCCTGCATCATCCCCGCGCCGCCGTCATTGGTTGCACTGCCGCCAATGCCAATAATGATGCTTTTCGCGCCACTTTCCAGCGCTTGCAGGATCAGTTCCCCAGTGCCGCGAGACGTGGTCACTAACGGGTTGCGCTTTTCAGGAGGAACCCGAGCCAGGCCGCTGGCTGCCGCCATTTCGATAAAAGCCGTCTTACCATCCCCGGACATGCCCCAACTGGCGTTCACTTGCTCCCCCAGCGGCCCCGTCACCAGAGCGGAATGCTCCGTTCCCTGCGTGGCGGCAATCATCGCCTCAACTGTTCCTTCGCCGCCATCAGCAAGCGGAACAGACACATATTGCGCATCGGGAAAGATTTCCCGGAATCCTTTTTCTATCGCCTGAGCTACCTCGGTGGCAGAAAGGCTTTCTTTATAAGAGTCTGGGGCAATTACGATTTTCATAGTTATGTAGCCTGACTGTGCCGCGCAAGGCAAGAAATACAGGGCGCGCATCCGCGCCCTTCTTGTTAGCGAGTGACTTCCACTTTCGCCAGTTTTTCGTAGTAGCACGCCAGCGCACTGTGGTCTGCCGTTCCCAGTCCATCGGCACGCAGCGCCTGCATCATTTCCATGACTGCAGCGGTCAGCGGCAGCTGAGCCCCCACGCCATGAGAGGTGTCCAGCGCATTCGCCAGATCTTTAATATGTAGATCGATACGGAAACCGGGTTTGAAATTACGATCCATCACCATCGGCGCTTTGGCATCCAGCACGGTGCTGCCCGCCAGACCACCACGAATCGCCTGGTACACCAGATCAGGATTCACACCCGCTTTGGTCGCCAGCGTCAGCGCTTCGGACATTGCGGCGATATTCAGCGCCACAATCACCTGGTTTGCCAGTTTGGTGACGTTACCCGCGCCGATTTCCCCGGTATGCACGACAGAGCCGGCCATCGCTTTCATCAGGTCATAATATTTGTCGAAGATTGCTTTATCGCCGCCAACCATCACAGACAGGGTGCCATCAATCGCTTTCGGTTCACCACCGCTTACGGGTGCATCCAGCATATCCACGCCTTTTGCTTTTAGCGCCTCGCTGATTTCACGGCTTGCCAGCGGAGCAATGGAACTCATGTCGATCAGGACAGTGCCCGGCTTCGCGCCTTCGATAATTCCGCCTTCACCTAACGCAACGTCCTTCACGTGCGGGGAGTTCGGCAGCATCGTGATGATCACATCACACCGCTCGGCTATCGCTTTGGCGGTGCTGGCGGTTTCTGCGCCTGCGGCGATCAGTTCGGCAATCACTTCCGGGTTACGGTCGGAAACCACCAGCGAGTAACCGGCTTTAATGAGGTTCTTACTCATTGGTTTACCCATGATCCCCAGGCCAATAAAACCCACTTTCATCGTCATCATTGTGTCTCTCTCTTGTTGCGGTGGTGATTATTTTTTAAAGGCATCAGCCAGTTTCTGCGTCGCAGAGCGGAAAACGCCAAGGTCGCTGCCGACGGCAACGAAGGTTGCCCCCCACTCCAGATAACGGCGAGCGTCCGCTTCCACCGGCGCCAGAATGCCGCTTGGCTTACCATGGGCTTTCGCACGAGCAAAAATGTGTTGAATCGCTTTCTGTATGTCCGGATGCGAGGCGTTGCCGAGATGGCCTAACGCGGCGGCCAGATCGCTTGGGCCAACGAAGATGCCATCCACACCATCCGTCGCGGCAATCGCGTCAACGTTATCGACCCCCTGCTGGCTTTCGATCTGCACAAGGACAGTGATGTTCTTATTCGACTGAGCGAAGTAATCCGCTACGGTGCCAAACATATTGGCGCGATGGGAAACGGACACACCGCGAATACCTTCCGGCGGATAACGGGTAGACGCCACAGCCCGCACCGCTTCTTCTTCGGTTTCCACAAACGGGATCAGGAAGTTATAGAACCCAATATCCAGCAGACGCTTGATAATCACCGGCTCGTTGGTCGGCACACGCACAACCGGTGCGCTGGCACTGCCTTTCAGCGCCATTAATTGCGGAATAAACGTAGAGATATCGTTCGGCGCATGTTCACCGTCCAGCACCAGCCAGTCAAAACCCGCCAGGCCTAATACTTCGGTACTGATGGGGTTGGCCAGCGCGGACCAGCAGCCAATCTGAATCTGTTGCGCCGCCAGGGCCGCTTTAAATTTGTTCGGGAAGATCGTGTTATTCATCGCCTATACCTTTGTTTATTTCTGCAATTCCATACGTTTAATGTCACCGACAATAAACAGGTAGCAAACCATCGCCATCAGCGCCGAACACCCTACGAACATCAGCGCAGCATTAAATGAGTGCAGCTCACTCACCAGATAACCAATTACCAGCGGGGTAACGATAGAAGCCACGTTACCAAACACGTTAAAGACCCCACCGCACAGCCCCACAATCTCTTTCGGCGCAGTATCCGAAATCACCGGCCAACCAAGCGCGCCAAAACCTTTACCAAAGAACGCCAGCGCCATCAGCGCAACCACCAGGGTGGTATTGTCCGTGTAGTTACACAGAATGATGGTCGAGGCGAGCAGCATGCCGAGCACAATCGGCAGCTTGCGCGCCAGCGTGATGCTGGAACCACGTTTAATCAGATAATCGGAGAACACACCACCCAGCACGCCACCGGCAAACCCGCACAGCGCCGGAATGGAGGCCACCAGACCCACTTTCAGAATCGACATCCCTTTTTCCTGCACCAGGTAAATCGGGAACCAGGTCAGGAAGAACCAGGTGATGGTGTTGATAAAATATTGTCCGAAGAATACCCCCAGCATCATGCGATTGGTCAGCAATTGCTTGATGTAGTGCAGTTTCGGACCACTCGCCGCCGCGCCCGGCTTCTTGTGATCCATATCCACAACCGCGCCGTTATCGGAAATAAACTTCAGCTCTTCTTGTGACATACGCGGATGGTCGGTTGGATTATGGATCAGCTTGACCCACAGCCCGGTCAGCACAAAACCTATCGCGCCCATCACGGTAAAGACGTGCTCCCAACCCCAGGCAAAGGTCAACCAGCCCAGCAGCGGAGAGAACAGTGCCAGAGAGAAATACTGTGCGGAGTTAAAAATAGCCGATGCGGTGCCACGTTCTTTGGTCGGGAACCAGGCTGCCACAATACGGGCGTTTGCCGGGAAGGAGGGCGCTTCCGAGAAACCCAGCATGAAACGCATGATAAACATTGAAACACCCGCCCAGGCCAGCGGGAACATATCCACAAAGCCCTGCAGGAAAGTGAACAGTGACCAGAAGAACAGGCTGTAGGTGTAGACTTTCTTCGAGCCAAACTTGTCGAGCAGCCAGCCGCCGGGGATTTGCATCAGCAAGTACGCCCAACCGAAGGCAGAAAAAATGTAACCCATTGAGATGGCGCTAAGCTGCAGCTCTTTTGCCACTTCAGTACCAGCAATAGACAGCGTTGCACGATCCGCGTAGTTAACGGCGGTCACAATAAATATTATCAGCAATATTAAATAGCGGGTGTGCGTGCCCTTCTTTTTCTCTACAACCGTATCCAGAATCATTTTATTTACCTCGGGTACATAAGCATTTTTATTATTATTGAGTAGGTATTCCTGGTGATAAATTACCATTAATTAAAACAAGTAATAATATCAGACGCGATACAACCGTGATTTAGTATAATCAGCATGGCACCGTTAATCATTGTGCAATCGCTCATTAACAACGCGTATTTAAAATATTATCTTAGGCATATGCACATAAGTATGGGCGCTGATGCACACATTTGTAGATTGATGCCCCCGGCGGCGCGGCTTTCCCGATATTAAGTGATCCTCGTCACGTTCTTAGATTTAAACTCCTGACATTCTTATTTCATAACACGGAATCTTTCGTCCCTATAATTAGATTCAATATATATAACCCACTGGCTGGAGAATACTGGCAATGGCCGACATCGAAATTAGACAAGAATCGCCGACGGCGTTTTATATTAAAGTACACGACACGGATAATGTGGCGATTATTGTCAATGACAATGGTCTGAAAGCCGGAACACGCTTCCCGGATGGACTGGTATTGGTTGAGCATATTCCCCAGGGCCATAAAGTGGCGCTCACGGATATTCCTGCACATGGCGAAATCGTGCGTTATGGCGAAGTCATCGGCTATGCGATGCGCGATATCCCGCGCGGCAGTTGGATCGATGAATCCATGGTTGAACTGCCCAAAGCCCCGCCGCTGGAGACACTCCCACTGGCCACAAAAGTACCGGAGCCGCTTCCGCCTCTGGAAGGTTATACCTTTGAAGGTTACCGCAATGCCGATGGCAGCGTCGGTACCAAAAACCTGCTCGGCATCTCCACCAGCGTCCACTGCGTGGCGGGCGTTGTCGATTATGTGGTGAAAATCATTGAGCGCGACCTGTTGCCAAAATACCCGAACGTAGACGGCGTGGTGGGGCTGAACCACCTGTATGGTTGCGGTGTTGCGATCAACGCGCCGGCAGCCGTCGTGCCCATTCGGACCATCCATAATATTGCGCTGAACCCCAACTTCGGCGGCGAAGTGATGGTTATCGGCCTCGGTTGCGAAAAGCTCCAGCCAGAACGCCTGCTGGAAGGGACTTCTGACGTAAAAAGTATTCCGGTAGACAGTGCCAGCATTGTCAGCCTGCAGGATGAAAAACACGTTGGATTTAGATCCATGGTTGACGACATTTTGCAGGTTGCCGAGCGCCATCTGGCAAAACTCAACCAGCGTCAGCGCGAAACCTGCCCGGCATCTGAACTGGTCGTCGGTATGCAATGTGGCGGTAGCGATGCGTTTTCCGGCGTAACGGCCAACCCGGCGGTCGGCTACGCGTCCGATCTGTTGGTGCGCTGCGGAGCAACCGTCATGTTCTCGGAAGTCACTGAAGTGCGTGACGCGATCCACCTTCTGACGCCACGTGCAATCAACGAAGAGGTGGGTAAACGCCTGCTGGAAGAGATGGCCTGGTACGACAACTATCTTGATATGGGCAAAACCGACCGTAGCGCAAACCCCTCTCCGGGCAACAAAAAAGGGGGGCTGGCAAACGTGGTGGAAAAAGCGCTGGGCTCCATTGCCAAGTCGGGCAAGAGCGCCATTGTCGAAGTGCTGTCACCCGGGCAGCGTCCAACCAAACGCGGTCTGATTTACGCCGCAACGCCTGCCAGTGATTTTGTCTGCGGCACCCAGCAGGTCGCTTCAGGCATTACCGTACAGGTGTTCACTACCGGTCGCGGGACACCGTATGGTTTGATGGCCGTACCGGTGATTAAAATGGCAACGCGTACAGAGTTGGCCAACCGTTGGTTTGATCTGATGGACATCAACGCCGGAACCATCGCCACGGGTGAAGAGACCATTGAAGAAGTGGGTCTGAAGCTGTTCGAATTCATTCTCGACGTCGCCAGCGGACGCAAAAAAACCTTCTCGGATCAGTGGGGGCTGCATAACCAGCTGGCGGTGTTTAACCCGGCGCCGGTCACCTGACTTTCGAAATGAAAGCGAGAAACAAAACGGGGATTTATCCCCGTTTTTCATGCCGCCTGTTGAAAAGATAAAGTGATAACGTTCGCATTTTCAAAGGTTTTTTTTAGCGCCTCTTTTTTTCGGTTTTAACACGCAAAAACATGCTAACAACATGAAATAAAAAGAAATAATAGCAGCATAAAATTAAGTTATATTTTCGTTTTGATAAAAGAGAAACCTACCGAAAGACGCCGCAGTTTTATTGCGATAATCCCCTCTTTTTTCCTCCTTTGACTTTCCCTTTTGTTACACAGATTATTCGATAGCTCCTGTAATTTACCTCCAAGCATTCTGACCTGAATAAAGAGGGAAGTTATGTATACCCTGAATAAAAATAATGTCGCATTGGCGTGCCTTATTTCATGCTTACTGGCTACACCTGTCGTCGCGAGCGCCGAAGGGCAGGCTGAATCTAAGCCTGTTAAATTACGCTACACGCTGTGGGATCGAAATCAGCTTCCTGGCGAACAACAACTGGTTAATGAGTTTGAAAAAAATAACCCGGGCGTTAAAGTTGAAATTGAATTAACCCCGTACGATCAGTATTTCATAAAATTAAGTTCTGCCGTGGGTGGTAATGTTGCTCCAGATGTATTCTGGATGAATATGCCTAATTTCCAGCAGTATGTTAAAAATGGCATGCTGGAGCCGCTGAGCGGTTATCTGAAAGATAAGTCATCACCCAATCTGGATGATTTTGTAAAAAGCTCAGTAGACGCCTATCAATACCAGGATAAACAATACGCTATCCCCCGGGATATTGACGCGATTGCCGTCTGGTATAACAAAAAACTGTTCGATCAGGCGGGTGTCGCTTATCCAGATAAAAACTGGTCGTGGGATGATTTAAAACAGAAAACTGAGCAGTTACGTAAAGGACTGGATCAGCAATCTTATCCACTGGCGATGGAATTCAGCAGCGGCCAGGACAGTTACTTTAACCTGCTATTACAGGCTGGCGATAAAATCGTCCTGCCGGATGGCAAAACGGATGTCGCCAATGATAAAGCAATTGCCGTATACCGCGACGTTCAGGGCATGTTGAAAGACGGGTTGATCCAGCCGCCGGGAGAAACAGAGGCGTCTGATGTCTTCCAGTCCAATCGCGTCGCTATGGTCTACGCAGGCTCATGGTGGGCGCTACCATTCTCGCAAAACGAACTGATTAAAGGCCATATTGGCGTGGTTCCTATGCCAAAAATGGCAGAACAAGCGGGTGTCTCGCACAGTCTGGCATTCGCCATGTCGGCGAAGAGCGAGCATAAAGACGCGGCCTGGAAATTTATTGAATTTATGAGTTCTGAGCATGCGCAGCAAACACTGGCGCGGGGAAAAGTGGTTATTCCTGCCAACCAGAAAGTGGCGAAAGAGTGGGCTGAAGGTTTCAAAGATATCGATGTTTCTGCCTATATCGACTCACTGGCTTTTTCGCATAAATACCCTACTGCCGGTTCCAACACCGCTAAATGGAATAGCATCCTGAATGACGGATTGAAAAAAGTCTGGACGGGAAGCGATCCGGAAAAAGTGATGCCTGGCGTGGCAAAACGTGTTGAACGTGAAATGCAGAAATAATCCTGAGGGAGCGTTGCTCCCTCTCACCTTCGCCTGCGCGATTGTAAAGTAAGTCTCCCGGAGTCTGTATGAGCTATTCAGATGAAGCTGCATCCCCACCGCTGCCGGCCAAGGAAATACGCAAAAAAAACCTGACAAAGCTGGAAAAAGAAGAACGCTTTTGGGGCTGGATAATGATTCTG contains:
- a CDS encoding ABC transporter substrate-binding protein, translating into MYTLNKNNVALACLISCLLATPVVASAEGQAESKPVKLRYTLWDRNQLPGEQQLVNEFEKNNPGVKVEIELTPYDQYFIKLSSAVGGNVAPDVFWMNMPNFQQYVKNGMLEPLSGYLKDKSSPNLDDFVKSSVDAYQYQDKQYAIPRDIDAIAVWYNKKLFDQAGVAYPDKNWSWDDLKQKTEQLRKGLDQQSYPLAMEFSSGQDSYFNLLLQAGDKIVLPDGKTDVANDKAIAVYRDVQGMLKDGLIQPPGETEASDVFQSNRVAMVYAGSWWALPFSQNELIKGHIGVVPMPKMAEQAGVSHSLAFAMSAKSEHKDAAWKFIEFMSSEHAQQTLARGKVVIPANQKVAKEWAEGFKDIDVSAYIDSLAFSHKYPTAGSNTAKWNSILNDGLKKVWTGSDPEKVMPGVAKRVEREMQK
- the garD gene encoding galactarate dehydratase, with amino-acid sequence MADIEIRQESPTAFYIKVHDTDNVAIIVNDNGLKAGTRFPDGLVLVEHIPQGHKVALTDIPAHGEIVRYGEVIGYAMRDIPRGSWIDESMVELPKAPPLETLPLATKVPEPLPPLEGYTFEGYRNADGSVGTKNLLGISTSVHCVAGVVDYVVKIIERDLLPKYPNVDGVVGLNHLYGCGVAINAPAAVVPIRTIHNIALNPNFGGEVMVIGLGCEKLQPERLLEGTSDVKSIPVDSASIVSLQDEKHVGFRSMVDDILQVAERHLAKLNQRQRETCPASELVVGMQCGGSDAFSGVTANPAVGYASDLLVRCGATVMFSEVTEVRDAIHLLTPRAINEEVGKRLLEEMAWYDNYLDMGKTDRSANPSPGNKKGGLANVVEKALGSIAKSGKSAIVEVLSPGQRPTKRGLIYAATPASDFVCGTQQVASGITVQVFTTGRGTPYGLMAVPVIKMATRTELANRWFDLMDINAGTIATGEETIEEVGLKLFEFILDVASGRKKTFSDQWGLHNQLAVFNPAPVT